From Manihot esculenta cultivar AM560-2 chromosome 18, M.esculenta_v8, whole genome shotgun sequence:
ttcagATTTCCCAGTTCTAAAGAAACTACTAGCGTTTTCCTGCTTGACAGTGGAGAAATGATCATGGGACAGATGCCATGCAGGTCAATAAGACATGACTTTACGTTTTTCACATACTTTGTCGGTCATCTTCCTCGTGGACCAGCTGGTTTAGCTTGAGAATCAATAAATCAAAATCATCTTGGCTTCGGATGAGGCTGAGACGCACATACCGATCTCCAGCGAAGAACAAACCACCAGGCCGACCAGTGATATTGCCTGCTTGAAGAACTGCATAACAGTCTTTATCTTCTTCTCTCTCACACTTCACCCACGCATAAGCTGAAATGAAATCGATGTTTATCGAAATTATGTTTAACATAAACTAGATCCTACGTGTTCATAAATGTCTGTAATCTTAAACCGAGAGTTACCAGGTGAAGCTTCCCTGACTTTATGGAAAAATGTGCAGTACTGGGGTGGTATTTTCTGGACAGAGAAGCGCTTTGACATTGACATTGTCTTGCTCAATCTTTCCCAACGTTTCCTCATTGTTTCATGTCCAAACTCAAATATGTCCTTTCCTCCTTGAAGGACAACTTTCAGGAGCTGCAGAGCTCTTAATTGAGTTTCCCGAGAAACTCCCATGACTGTTAATTGCAAATACGATTTCATTCTTTGATATGTGGCCTCATCCTTTAATACGGCCCAACTGTACAACAAAAGACAAAAGCTATTGGAGTTGTTCAGGGAACAAGAGAGttaaaagttttatatttacCCAAATCTAGAGCCAGCATGACCAGTGAGTTTAGAGAGAGTAAACAGCATCACTTCTTCATCTGCTGGAGCTGGAATTGCTGTGAAATGAGGCCAATAATAGGCACGATCATAAATTGCTTTCACATTTCGGCCTTGAAGAACTGCCTCGTTCAGCTGGCCATCAGGGTTATTTGGAGAAGTTACAAACTCAATTATATCAGTATTAGTGTCTGAATAATTCTTCCACAAGGAAGCATCTCCTTCAAACCTGAAATCCATCGACCTGAATAAAGTTGTCTGCGCTTCATAAACCTGTAAAACGCATTTTAACATCACGACCTCAGTATAGATTCAAGAATCAAACAATGAAAATTCAAGAAATGAACAAGTACAAACCGGGTAAAAAGGGATTGAAGCTACAACTCTGGCAGGGGATGAGGCATTATAAGGGGACAAAGCATAAACTGCAGCATTAAGGAGTTGGGTTGAACCAACACCAAAAAGAATGTATCTTCCTTGTGTTACTGCATTCCCTACAGTGTCATGCAGCTTGCGAATGTGGCTTTCTAGCACTTGTGAGATTTGGGTTTGATCTGCGTGTAAGTAGCTCATCCGATGCCATCCTGCTATAACAACTGCACTGCTGGCTGCGTGCTGCACCCAGAAAGGCTCCAAGAATAATGGATCTCCACTGTAACATTTAATCCAATGTGGATGAGAACATAACTATGAATAAGAGTACAATTACGATAGAATCAAGGATAATTTCAACTGTAGGGTATGAGTTTTAAAGTAATAGGTTTGCTTGGCAGCAAATTCCTTAAGAAAGATCGACATTTTCGAGACTTTAAAATTTCCGATGCACAGTGAAATTTCTTCACATACCTATAAACCATTAATAAATGAGTAGAGATGATTCATGAATACTTCTACTGATTTCTATGATTCTATAATTATCCTATGGTTGGAtcaattttgcaagaaaatggagagaaattaTACATTTAAAGCTTGCGTGTGTTTTTAGTTTGATGTGTGATTGACAGAGAAAGAGAAGTACCCATTAGCATTTACAGAACAGTGAGGGAAGAACTGGGAGCAATCAGGACCTCCATAACAACTGTGACACTCACAGATCGGTGGTTGTCCCCTATGAAGAATGAGGCCGTCCAAGAAGGCTCTTCCATGGCCTGAGCAAGAAATGGCTGCTGCTGCCTCAGCTTCTGCTGCTGCTCTTCTTGTCCAACTCACTTGAGAATCCTCATACCATTTGTACATAAAAAACAGATTAAGAATGACGGATGACACTAAGCACCACACATAGAGATGGTGAGTTTTTCTTGAATTTTCCATTTTAATCCGATTTTATTACTTGTTTTGGATCGGAAGGGAGAGCTTAAGATCTGTGTTTAAGAGAATAACGAGCTCAACATgctcattttttaaatatttttttggtcAATTACATTATGTTATTGGCGATTATAGCTGTTGGGATTACTTCTTTAGTTCATAAAACGAGGCGGCGGGAGGAGGGGAAGCTCACCCTAACGGATCGCACTCATGTAATTTTTAGATTATAAATTGCAAGCAACCAAAGGAGCAtcatagaagaaaaaaaaatacaggtTATCTCCTCTCATCTCTCTCTAAAAGTATAATTCTATGCTTATAGCTATTACAAATCTTTCACTAAGTTTATAAGCCTTTCAATTGTTATAATTGACTTCCACaatctcaaattttaaaaaatgagataaaataatACGAATCTCTTGTTTTTtcgattaaaaatattaaattaaattttaattataaaatatttttaaattatgaaaaagagCGTTTTAGTCATTAATGAATATACGTATTACATTAGCTTTTCTCACAAGCCATGATtatatttattagttattttttttattttgcatattataatttaataactcAGTTTTATAAGGCTAACGTGCTCAACGTGTtcatttttaaacattttttggtcggtgattaaattttaattttaaaaattattaatgagtaACTAATAATatgtattatataattaaatttcaaattaattttaaattataattactcgaattttaatgtatttttaatttagtcaaacaaatttaatattttttaaaactgttttaaactttaattttacttttattaaattttcttttacctgctattaaaaatataatttaaaaaagttaaataattagatgtatttaaaaaaaataaaattaagtgattaaattaaaaacacatttaatacatattattaattactaTTGAATACACTCTATTTACATTAGGGTTTCATGATTAGTATTTGATTCTTGACGAATCcatgattagtgtttgattctTAATATGGCCATAGAAAtcacaaataataaattttttaaaatatcaatatatCACATTCATAAAAtcacaaataataatttttttaataaataatagaattaataaaatcttttttaaaacttatattatactaattatttcattttggttaataataatatataataataaaatacgaaattcacatatgagaaaataaaaactatgTCTCCATGCATGTCCAGTGTGGATTTATTACATTTTCATGATCAATAGGCATAATAAAGTTTAATCTCAtccatattaatttttttttaatatgaaattgagaatatgtaaatttaaatatgaattttcaaaataatacaTGTTGCTTTGAAATGTAATTATacagtaaaaaataatatatttttatgaaaaattgagtaaaataattaaaaaatacaaaaaaaaatgaaatttaatcaaaattttgatagatttataataataataataataataataataaaaaggacAAAAACGTTACCGTTGCACGACTTGAGCAGACCGGTCCCAGAACCCGATCTAACTCAAACCTTGAACCATCCCTCTCCAGCAACAATCAATCGCATCGCCTTGCTTAAACCTCAAAAACCTAACAAAATTAGACGGCCTATCCTCATGCCCCTCTACTCCCTCTGTTTTCCTTCGTGGCTCCGTCCTTCGCGTCCAGTCGCAGTGGTTCCAAGCTCATTTCTGTTATCCTCCATCAGTTCAGAGGTCGTACGTGGATAAAAGTGGGAATTTTTTGTATAGCTTTTGTTGTTTTACCCAACCGAAATGCTCGAGGCTGCCTACAGAAACAGCTCAATCGAGTGGAAGCCTTCTCCTGTTGTAGCTCTAGCCACCAGCGTAGACGACTCCCAGGTCGCTGCCGCCCGTGACGATGGCTCTCTCGAGATTTGGCTCGTGTCTCCTGGCTCCGTTGGTTGGCATTGTCAGCTGGTACTTAACGCTTATGTTTTATCTATGTATATGCATATTTTAGGTGCTTATCAAGTTGTTTTTACTAATTAGCTAGTCTTTTGGTTGATTGTTTTTTTAGACTATTCATGGAGACCATCTTTCGCGTGTCTCATCACTCGTTTGGTGTCGAGTTGGCTTAAAAGGATTGCCTTGTGGAAGGTTGTTCTCCTCGAGTATTGATGGTTCAGTTTCTGAGTGGGATCTTTTTCACTTGAAGCAGAAGGTATAATTTTAATTGCAATGTTTGCTGTTTGTATTTATTTCACTCAATTCCTTTGCATTTAATAATCAGTTaagtagctttttttttttttttttttgcttttctcCACAGTTTTAGATAAATTCTTGGCTGCATTACTAAGAAAGTTAGATTTTTTAAGTATATCCATGGTTAACAAATTGGAAATGAGGGTTTTCTTTTTCCATATATTTCACCGCTGGAATGATATAGGTGTTCAATCTATTGGGTTATACTTTCCTAGTGAAAGATATACTAGAAGGGTTATCTTTATGCTATTTGGGAGCCCATTTAATGCAACCAGgttagatattttaataatttaaattacccATTGAATGACCTGTATTTCTTTACATCTTGCAGACTGTCCTAGCGTCAATTGGGGTTTCAATATGGCAGATGGCTGTGGAACCCTCTAGGGATCCCCCAAGTCAAAAAGATATTGGGTCCAAGCACCTTGGAAATGGATATTTAAATGATAAACACAATGATATTAATGATTATCCATCCAGTGAAAGTGAAGATGATTCAGACTCAGATGAACTTCATGAGCAATCCATTGTTCAAGATCCACTTGTCGCAATTGCTTGCGATGATGG
This genomic window contains:
- the LOC110607077 gene encoding tryptophan aminotransferase-related protein 4, whose product is MENSRKTHHLYVWCLVSSVILNLFFMYKWYEDSQVSWTRRAAAEAEAAAAISCSGHGRAFLDGLILHRGQPPICECHSCYGGPDCSQFFPHCSVNANGGDPLFLEPFWVQHAASSAVVIAGWHRMSYLHADQTQISQVLESHIRKLHDTVGNAVTQGRYILFGVGSTQLLNAAVYALSPYNASSPARVVASIPFYPVYEAQTTLFRSMDFRFEGDASLWKNYSDTNTDIIEFVTSPNNPDGQLNEAVLQGRNVKAIYDRAYYWPHFTAIPAPADEEVMLFTLSKLTGHAGSRFGWAVLKDEATYQRMKSYLQLTVMGVSRETQLRALQLLKVVLQGGKDIFEFGHETMRKRWERLSKTMSMSKRFSVQKIPPQYCTFFHKVREASPAYAWVKCEREEDKDCYAVLQAGNITGRPGGLFFAGDRYVRLSLIRSQDDFDLLILKLNQLVHEEDDRQSM